From a region of the Rhodococcus sp. 4CII genome:
- a CDS encoding methyltransferase produces the protein MTMTAHTSTETDHDLPNPEPIIQLASGFMAAKHLFAASELGLFEALGEGPTDLHGLAARTGLTARATRISADAMVALGMLERRGEQYVNTKTAAAFLAGGSPADLRPLLLFWDKISFPAWEDLAGALAREPKRQIFDLDSALQPIASIGIEAFSAGPSLALPDTVDLSGSHRLLDIGGGTGSWSIAVARHCPQLSATVFELPAVAQTAQDRIASVGLEGRIDLCAGDAMADPLPAGYDAFLVANLVHYWSPEQNHTLLQRIRGVAAPGATLLIADFWTDPTHTQPVAAALMAGEFAIHLEHGDVYSVGEGIAWLQDTGWRYRDHRSLTGPMSVIVAETA, from the coding sequence ATGACGATGACAGCCCATACCTCCACCGAAACCGACCACGACCTGCCTAACCCGGAGCCGATCATTCAGCTGGCGTCCGGGTTCATGGCCGCCAAACACCTCTTCGCCGCCAGCGAACTCGGTTTGTTCGAGGCGTTGGGCGAGGGCCCCACCGACCTGCATGGCCTGGCCGCCCGCACCGGGCTTACTGCCCGAGCCACCCGGATCAGCGCCGACGCCATGGTCGCGCTGGGTATGCTCGAACGCCGAGGCGAACAGTATGTCAATACCAAGACGGCGGCCGCGTTCCTCGCCGGCGGATCGCCCGCCGACCTGCGTCCGCTGCTGCTGTTCTGGGACAAGATCAGCTTCCCGGCGTGGGAAGACCTGGCCGGCGCACTCGCCCGCGAGCCGAAACGCCAGATCTTCGACCTCGACTCCGCCCTGCAACCCATCGCCTCGATCGGCATCGAGGCGTTTTCGGCCGGCCCATCGCTCGCCCTGCCGGACACGGTCGATCTGTCCGGCAGTCATCGACTCCTCGACATCGGCGGCGGCACCGGCTCCTGGTCCATCGCGGTGGCGCGCCACTGCCCGCAACTGAGCGCGACCGTGTTCGAGCTGCCGGCGGTTGCCCAGACCGCGCAGGACCGCATCGCGTCGGTCGGGCTGGAGGGGCGAATCGACCTATGCGCCGGCGACGCGATGGCCGACCCGCTGCCCGCCGGATACGACGCCTTCCTGGTCGCGAACCTGGTGCATTACTGGTCGCCGGAGCAGAATCATACGCTGCTACAACGCATTCGCGGCGTCGCCGCACCCGGCGCCACGCTGCTGATTGCCGACTTCTGGACCGACCCCACCCACACCCAGCCGGTCGCGGCCGCCCTGATGGCGGGCGAATTCGCGATCCACCTCGAACACGGCGACGTCTACAGCGTCGGAGAAGGCATCGCCTGGCTGCAGGACACTGGCTGGCGCTACCGCGACCATCGCTCGCTCACCGGCCCGATGAGCGTCATTGTCGCCGAAACCGCATGA
- a CDS encoding nucleoside hydrolase: MAAPARLIIDTDPGIDDALALALAVTSPEVDLLAVTTVAGNAPVEEATDNALRLLHALGREDVPVAAGATRALVRIGMHNQPSPHGENGLGGVELPAPTRSLSEEHAVGLIASVLREAAPRSVTIAAIGPLTNIALLIAMHPELIHRIDKLVIMGGSTGRGNITPVAEFNIWSDPEAAQRVFACPHLETWLLGLDVTRRSTLDETALATLDARSHTGSLLATMIRGYGDIQPDGWPMHDALVIAAIVDPAIVRLQTAAVEVETGVGVGRGQTVCTLSGSLTTSVGSATPGIRLAVDLDVARFRNLVLTRVAGLAVAQA, from the coding sequence ATGGCTGCGCCTGCACGATTGATCATCGATACAGATCCAGGAATTGACGATGCGTTGGCGCTGGCGCTCGCGGTGACGAGCCCAGAGGTCGATCTGCTTGCCGTCACCACGGTCGCGGGAAACGCTCCGGTCGAAGAAGCGACCGACAACGCGCTTCGGCTGCTGCACGCACTCGGGAGGGAAGATGTTCCGGTCGCGGCAGGCGCAACCCGCGCGCTCGTCCGCATCGGGATGCACAACCAGCCGTCACCGCACGGTGAGAACGGGCTGGGCGGTGTCGAACTTCCTGCGCCGACCCGTTCGTTGTCCGAGGAACACGCCGTCGGACTCATCGCATCGGTGCTCCGTGAGGCCGCACCGCGGTCCGTGACGATCGCGGCGATCGGTCCGTTGACCAACATCGCCCTGCTCATCGCCATGCACCCCGAGTTGATCCACCGGATTGACAAGCTGGTGATCATGGGAGGGAGCACCGGGCGGGGCAATATCACGCCGGTTGCGGAATTTAACATCTGGTCCGACCCCGAGGCGGCGCAACGTGTCTTCGCATGTCCGCACCTCGAAACCTGGCTCCTGGGCCTCGATGTCACGCGACGTTCGACCCTGGACGAGACAGCGCTCGCAACGCTCGACGCGCGGTCACATACCGGGTCACTCCTCGCGACGATGATCCGAGGCTACGGTGACATTCAGCCGGACGGCTGGCCCATGCACGACGCCTTGGTGATCGCAGCGATCGTCGACCCTGCGATCGTTCGATTGCAGACCGCCGCAGTCGAAGTCGAGACCGGTGTCGGTGTCGGTCGCGGACAGACGGTGTGCACGCTGTCGGGCTCCCTCACCACGTCCGTAGGGAGTGCCACGCCGGGTATCCGTCTGGCGGTCGATCTGGATGTCGCCCGATTCCGTAACCTCGTGCTCACCCGCGTCGCGGGTCTCGCTGTGGCACAAGCCTGA
- a CDS encoding VOC family protein encodes MARQPRRFTARTIFTDLGLTVLGRDTVSGEWTDTAVGLDGNHANIAMLQTPDGNGRLELFEYIHPDAIETEPTRPNEIGMHRVAISVDDLDEALGVAARHGCHPLRGVATYGDVYKLTYVRGPSGIIVMLAEELKKS; translated from the coding sequence ATGGCGCGCCAACCAAGAAGGTTCACCGCCCGAACCATCTTCACCGACCTCGGGCTGACCGTCCTCGGCCGTGACACCGTCAGTGGAGAGTGGACCGACACCGCCGTCGGCCTCGACGGCAACCACGCCAACATCGCCATGCTTCAGACGCCAGACGGAAACGGTCGCCTCGAGCTTTTCGAGTACATCCACCCCGACGCCATCGAGACGGAGCCCACCCGGCCTAACGAGATCGGCATGCACCGCGTGGCTATCTCAGTCGACGACTTGGACGAGGCTCTCGGGGTCGCCGCGAGACACGGCTGCCACCCGCTGCGCGGTGTGGCGACCTACGGGGACGTGTACAAGCTCACCTACGTCCGCGGCCCCAGCGGCATCATCGTGATGCTCGCCGAAGAGCTGAAGAAGAGCTGA
- a CDS encoding DUF3224 domain-containing protein — MADTTTQRTVEAAFDIDSWDEVPYDEPDEGPKLTRVVIRKTYRGALTGTGVVEVLTAQGPEGAGYVASERIQATLDGRRGTFVIQHGGLADGADQTTFGTVIPHSGTAELVGLSGRATEASQGVLTLVYSFEHSS; from the coding sequence ATGGCTGACACCACCACGCAACGAACAGTCGAGGCCGCGTTCGACATCGACAGCTGGGATGAGGTTCCCTATGACGAGCCAGACGAAGGCCCGAAATTGACCAGGGTCGTGATCCGCAAGACCTACCGAGGCGCACTGACGGGAACCGGGGTCGTGGAGGTCCTGACCGCGCAGGGCCCCGAAGGCGCCGGTTACGTTGCCTCGGAACGCATCCAAGCGACGCTGGACGGCCGACGCGGGACGTTCGTGATTCAACATGGCGGTCTGGCCGACGGCGCAGACCAGACTACGTTCGGCACCGTGATCCCGCATTCGGGTACTGCGGAACTAGTCGGACTGTCCGGTCGCGCCACCGAGGCCAGCCAAGGCGTCCTAACACTCGTCTACAGCTTCGAGCACTCGTCCTGA
- a CDS encoding helix-turn-helix transcriptional regulator has protein sequence MAQSLLPRVRDQISRAAADQLDWVGYSARMSEALRAVIPHDRCCWHTVDPGTILFTGSVNRNVGCSGSWLAHYEYEVEDVDKWAFLAHSGRLAGALSLDTHGDLSRSARHRSHEAYGIGDELRVSLVSDGVYWGAAAFLRDAGAPWYTVEHVRAIAALAPALATGLRRSMLHEVEAAVTTVDYGPGVVVFDAAGNPESVSPAAERWIDEIVEVPAPSTPFESKVVQAIAARARAIEPGTDPLEIAARSRVRTRSGAWLLLYGTMLSGVEDGRTAVIIQPATPHEIAPVIAMAYGLSQRECHLTALCVQGRSTREMAHAMSLSVYTIQDHMKSIFDKTGVRSRGELVGQIFLEHYAPRWELAASPPSGWWAKGIN, from the coding sequence ATGGCGCAGAGCTTGCTGCCACGCGTCCGCGATCAAATCTCGCGTGCCGCCGCAGACCAGCTGGACTGGGTGGGGTACAGCGCGCGAATGAGCGAGGCCCTGCGCGCGGTGATCCCTCATGACCGCTGCTGCTGGCACACCGTCGACCCGGGCACCATCCTGTTCACCGGCAGCGTCAACCGGAACGTTGGGTGTTCCGGATCCTGGTTGGCGCACTACGAATACGAGGTCGAGGACGTCGACAAGTGGGCGTTTCTTGCGCACAGTGGCCGCCTGGCGGGTGCACTTAGTCTGGATACCCACGGAGACTTGTCCCGCAGTGCACGGCACCGTTCGCACGAGGCGTACGGAATCGGCGACGAGCTGCGGGTCTCCCTGGTGTCGGACGGGGTCTATTGGGGTGCAGCGGCATTCCTGCGCGATGCGGGCGCGCCGTGGTACACCGTCGAGCACGTCCGCGCAATCGCCGCGCTGGCGCCCGCGCTCGCGACCGGTCTGCGACGTTCGATGCTCCACGAGGTCGAGGCCGCCGTGACGACCGTGGACTACGGCCCCGGCGTGGTGGTCTTCGACGCCGCGGGCAACCCGGAATCGGTCTCGCCCGCCGCGGAACGCTGGATCGACGAAATTGTCGAGGTTCCGGCGCCGTCGACGCCGTTCGAATCGAAGGTCGTGCAGGCCATCGCGGCCCGGGCGCGGGCGATCGAACCGGGCACCGATCCGCTGGAAATTGCCGCGCGCTCGCGGGTACGCACGCGATCCGGCGCCTGGCTGTTGCTGTACGGGACCATGCTTTCCGGCGTCGAAGATGGACGCACCGCCGTCATCATCCAACCCGCGACGCCGCATGAGATCGCGCCCGTCATTGCCATGGCCTACGGACTGTCCCAACGCGAATGCCATCTCACTGCGCTGTGCGTCCAAGGGCGATCGACAAGGGAGATGGCGCACGCAATGTCGTTATCCGTCTACACAATTCAAGACCACATGAAGTCGATCTTCGACAAGACCGGGGTGCGCAGCCGCGGGGAACTGGTGGGGCAGATATTCCTCGAGCACTACGCGCCACGCTGGGAGCTTGCGGCATCCCCGCCATCCGGATGGTGGGCGAAGGGCATCAACTGA
- the pgl gene encoding 6-phosphogluconolactonase, whose product MTTTRTTSAPSKPIPYIYDDGEQLAGDVASRLLSTLAQAQEERAYASLVLTGGRTGTAVLERLRTDPNRDIVNWHRVDFFWGDERFVARHHPDRNEKQAREALLDHLPVDPSRVHVMAPSDGGFGNDGTAVANAYQALLCAYGRLDRTPLFDICLLGMGEEGHVASIFPDSPAVLEKQREVVAVYNCPKPPSTRISLTLSAITRSREVWLMTTGDAKAPAVATLMEQGLTPQQLPAAGALGSHATRVFLDAAAASLLSNCADFPASAR is encoded by the coding sequence ATGACAACAACAAGAACCACTTCCGCTCCCTCGAAGCCGATCCCCTATATCTACGACGACGGCGAACAGCTCGCCGGTGACGTCGCGTCGAGGTTGCTCTCCACTCTTGCCCAGGCGCAGGAAGAGCGCGCCTACGCATCGTTGGTGCTCACCGGAGGACGAACCGGGACAGCGGTGCTCGAGCGACTACGCACCGACCCGAATCGCGACATCGTCAACTGGCATCGAGTGGACTTCTTCTGGGGCGACGAGCGCTTCGTGGCCCGACATCACCCCGACCGCAACGAGAAGCAGGCGCGCGAGGCCCTGCTGGACCACCTGCCCGTGGACCCGAGCCGAGTTCACGTCATGGCGCCCTCCGACGGCGGCTTCGGCAACGACGGCACCGCAGTGGCAAACGCCTACCAGGCGCTACTGTGCGCGTACGGTCGCCTGGACAGGACGCCTCTGTTCGACATCTGCCTCCTCGGGATGGGCGAGGAAGGTCACGTCGCCTCGATCTTCCCCGACTCACCGGCAGTGCTGGAGAAACAACGTGAAGTGGTAGCGGTCTACAACTGCCCGAAGCCGCCGAGCACCCGGATTTCGCTGACCCTGTCTGCGATCACGCGCTCCCGCGAAGTATGGCTGATGACTACCGGCGACGCCAAGGCGCCCGCAGTCGCGACGCTGATGGAGCAGGGGCTGACGCCCCAGCAGCTACCGGCAGCGGGGGCGCTGGGTTCGCACGCGACCCGGGTTTTCCTGGACGCGGCCGCAGCGAGCCTGCTGTCCAACTGCGCAGACTTCCCCGCCTCGGCGCGATAA
- a CDS encoding NAD(P)/FAD-dependent oxidoreductase, translated as MTEHQVAIVGAGTSGVAAAVALADRGINPLLIDRADQVGSSWHSRYDRLRLNTGRQFSHLPNRPYPKGTPTFPTREQVIEHLERHACTDGIELRLGCPVERLDLTDGHWRLITAAGSVDAAEVVVATGFDHEPFVPDWPGRGDWRGALVHSSQYRNPSQYNGKRVLVVGAGCSGMEIAYDLATGGAAKVWLSARTPPNIMLRLGPGGIPGDFIATPLYHAPVPIADAIARFGRERSIGDLREFGLPIPDEGIFARSARLGVAPAIVDKELIAAIRDRSIEVVRGVESLDADSVWLVDGVRIDPEAMVCATGFGQELEKLVGHLGVLDERGWPHATGEKPAAERLRFIGFVPRPSQIGFAAKQARRAARAIARELR; from the coding sequence ATGACCGAGCATCAAGTCGCGATCGTCGGTGCCGGCACCTCCGGGGTCGCGGCGGCGGTGGCCCTCGCCGACCGTGGCATCAACCCGTTGCTGATCGACCGAGCCGACCAAGTCGGTTCGTCGTGGCACTCTCGTTATGACCGGCTGCGACTGAATACCGGCAGGCAGTTCTCCCACCTGCCGAACCGCCCATACCCCAAGGGCACACCAACCTTTCCCACGCGGGAACAGGTGATCGAGCATCTCGAGCGGCACGCATGTACGGACGGGATCGAGCTGCGCCTGGGCTGCCCGGTGGAACGGCTCGACCTAACGGACGGGCACTGGCGGTTGATCACCGCTGCCGGTTCGGTCGACGCTGCCGAGGTGGTGGTCGCGACCGGCTTCGATCATGAGCCCTTCGTCCCGGACTGGCCCGGACGCGGGGACTGGCGGGGTGCACTGGTTCATTCCTCGCAGTACCGGAATCCCTCGCAGTACAACGGGAAACGGGTCCTCGTGGTGGGAGCGGGTTGCTCGGGCATGGAAATTGCCTACGATCTCGCCACCGGAGGCGCGGCAAAGGTCTGGCTTTCGGCTCGCACGCCGCCGAACATCATGCTCCGCCTGGGACCCGGTGGCATACCGGGAGACTTCATCGCGACGCCGCTGTACCATGCCCCGGTCCCGATCGCGGACGCAATCGCTCGGTTCGGCCGGGAGAGGAGCATCGGCGACCTCCGCGAGTTCGGATTACCGATCCCCGACGAGGGGATCTTCGCCCGCAGCGCCCGCCTCGGCGTGGCACCGGCGATCGTCGACAAGGAGCTCATCGCGGCGATCCGAGACAGGTCCATCGAGGTCGTTCGCGGAGTCGAGTCACTCGACGCGGACAGCGTGTGGCTGGTGGACGGTGTGCGAATCGACCCGGAGGCGATGGTCTGCGCGACGGGGTTCGGCCAGGAACTCGAGAAGCTGGTCGGGCACCTCGGCGTACTGGACGAGCGAGGTTGGCCGCACGCCACCGGTGAAAAGCCGGCCGCCGAGAGGTTGCGTTTCATCGGGTTCGTGCCCAGGCCGTCGCAGATCGGGTTCGCGGCGAAGCAGGCTCGCCGCGCGGCCCGAGCGATCGCGCGGGAACTGCGGTGA
- the cofH gene encoding 5-amino-6-(D-ribitylamino)uracil--L-tyrosine 4-hydroxyphenyl transferase CofH, which yields MSLDIGTKSTIHQLGTTRNALDALSVDDATVLTLPLPELMERAAALRDSLFGTRVTYSPKVFIPLTSLCRDGCGYCTFSRSPARAEAPYLTPDQVLAIAMQGAQAGCHEALFTLGEQPEDRYDVAAQWLADHGYGSTVEYLAAMCRLVTAETGLLAHSNAGALAPDALSLLRTVSPGQGMMIESLNPTLMAHRGAPDKTPERRLATLEAAGELAIPFTTGILVGIGESPQDRVTALRAIADLHRRYGHVQEVIVQNFMPKPDTVMRNEPACPQDDFLRTVAVARLILPPDVHLQAPPNLSEDLGPLLDAGIDDFGGVSPVTVDHVNPERPWPSLDRLREVTERDGKFLTPRLTVYPEFARRPDQWIDPGLRFAILDRSDAESLGRDDPGAMFPESHADAKNVGTGAEVVQIGRRSTVWSSGSEFAPTDLVPSRRRGFGGPVTDVLDGIASGQEPGVDEIVTLFGARGGEVAEVAEFADHLRFGAVGDDVTFVRNRNINYTNVCTFKCTFCGFSKGPLSLNLRGKPYLLTLQEVAGRVREAWDLGCTEVCLQGGIHPSFDGDYYIDVCRAAKEAAPDIHVHGFTALEVTEGAKRIGEPLEKYLQRLVDAGLKSLPGTAAEILDDDVRAILCPDKIDTEEWLECHRVAHSMGLTSNVTMMFGTVEEPVHWARHFLRTRELQRETGGFTEFVGLPFVHMAAPIYLKRGARRGPTWREVVLVHAIARIVYDGLIDNVQASWVKLGLDGVRQLLQAGVNDVGGTLMDENISRAAGAAHGQQLDETDLESVVQGIGRRLRRRTTNYLTPPTHQLDLHGAPTHSPEVILR from the coding sequence ATGAGTCTCGATATAGGTACCAAGTCAACAATCCACCAACTCGGCACCACGAGGAACGCCCTCGACGCACTGTCCGTCGATGACGCGACCGTTCTCACCCTTCCGCTCCCGGAGCTGATGGAACGGGCAGCCGCACTGCGCGACTCGCTCTTCGGCACGAGGGTGACGTACTCGCCGAAGGTCTTCATCCCGTTGACCTCACTGTGCCGCGACGGGTGTGGCTACTGCACGTTCTCCCGCTCACCCGCACGCGCGGAGGCGCCTTACCTCACGCCCGATCAGGTGCTCGCGATCGCCATGCAGGGGGCGCAGGCGGGATGTCACGAGGCGCTGTTCACGCTGGGGGAACAGCCCGAAGACCGATACGACGTCGCGGCCCAATGGCTGGCCGATCACGGCTACGGCTCCACAGTCGAGTACCTGGCCGCAATGTGCCGGCTCGTGACCGCGGAGACGGGATTGCTGGCGCACTCCAACGCCGGAGCCCTCGCACCGGATGCTCTGTCGCTGCTGCGGACGGTGAGCCCAGGCCAGGGCATGATGATCGAGTCGTTGAACCCGACGCTGATGGCCCACCGCGGTGCGCCCGACAAGACACCGGAACGCCGACTGGCCACGCTGGAAGCCGCGGGCGAACTCGCGATTCCCTTCACGACCGGGATCCTCGTCGGCATCGGAGAGTCTCCGCAGGACCGTGTCACGGCGTTGCGAGCCATCGCTGACCTACACAGACGTTACGGGCACGTCCAGGAGGTGATCGTGCAGAACTTCATGCCCAAACCGGACACCGTGATGCGCAACGAACCCGCCTGCCCGCAGGACGACTTCCTCCGCACGGTCGCGGTGGCGCGGTTGATCCTGCCGCCGGATGTGCACCTGCAGGCACCCCCCAACTTGTCGGAAGACCTCGGTCCGCTGCTCGACGCGGGGATCGACGACTTCGGCGGGGTGTCCCCGGTGACGGTCGACCACGTCAACCCGGAACGACCGTGGCCCTCGCTGGACCGGCTCCGCGAGGTGACCGAACGTGACGGCAAGTTCCTCACACCCCGCCTCACCGTGTACCCCGAGTTCGCGCGCCGCCCCGACCAATGGATCGACCCCGGTCTGCGCTTCGCGATCCTGGATCGGTCGGACGCCGAGTCGCTCGGCCGCGACGACCCGGGTGCGATGTTCCCGGAGAGCCACGCCGACGCGAAGAACGTCGGCACCGGGGCGGAAGTAGTCCAGATCGGTCGACGCTCGACCGTCTGGAGCTCCGGGTCGGAGTTCGCGCCCACCGACCTGGTGCCGAGCCGCAGGCGAGGGTTCGGCGGGCCCGTCACGGACGTCCTCGACGGTATCGCCTCGGGGCAGGAACCGGGAGTGGACGAGATCGTCACCCTGTTCGGAGCTCGCGGGGGAGAGGTCGCCGAGGTCGCCGAGTTCGCCGATCACCTCCGCTTCGGGGCGGTCGGTGACGACGTGACATTCGTGCGGAACCGAAACATCAACTACACCAATGTCTGCACCTTCAAGTGCACCTTCTGTGGGTTTTCCAAGGGACCGTTGTCGCTGAATCTGCGAGGCAAGCCGTACCTGCTGACCCTTCAGGAAGTCGCCGGCCGTGTCCGGGAGGCGTGGGATCTCGGGTGTACCGAGGTCTGCCTGCAGGGCGGCATCCATCCGTCCTTCGACGGCGACTACTACATCGACGTCTGCCGCGCGGCGAAGGAAGCAGCGCCCGACATCCACGTGCACGGTTTCACGGCCCTCGAGGTAACCGAAGGGGCCAAGCGGATCGGGGAGCCGCTCGAGAAGTACCTACAGCGATTGGTCGACGCGGGACTGAAGTCGCTCCCGGGCACCGCCGCGGAAATCCTCGACGACGACGTCCGGGCGATCCTCTGCCCGGACAAGATCGACACCGAGGAATGGCTCGAATGTCACCGCGTCGCCCACTCGATGGGCCTGACGTCGAACGTGACGATGATGTTCGGAACCGTCGAGGAGCCGGTGCACTGGGCGCGCCACTTCCTCCGCACCCGAGAACTCCAGCGTGAGACCGGCGGGTTCACCGAGTTCGTCGGTCTTCCGTTCGTACACATGGCGGCTCCGATCTACCTCAAGCGAGGCGCGCGCCGTGGTCCGACCTGGCGAGAAGTAGTGCTGGTCCACGCGATTGCGCGAATCGTCTACGACGGGCTGATCGACAATGTGCAGGCCTCGTGGGTCAAGCTCGGACTCGACGGGGTTCGTCAACTGCTCCAGGCCGGAGTGAACGACGTCGGCGGGACGTTGATGGACGAGAACATCAGCCGCGCCGCCGGCGCCGCCCACGGCCAGCAACTCGACGAGACAGACCTGGAGTCAGTGGTGCAGGGAATAGGCCGCCGCCTGCGACGGCGCACGACCAACTACCTGACGCCTCCCACCCACCAGCTCGATCTGCACGGTGCGCCGACACACTCACCAGAGGTGATCCTCAGATGA
- the cofC gene encoding 2-phospho-L-lactate guanylyltransferase, with the protein MTNPHPIDLIIPVKSLSEAKTRLRGAADGGTGKMNAHKRLVLAIVLDTVCAALRARAVDSVLVVTPDPVVARSVERRGARVLGNEPAGGVNAALNHGAALLERERPGRVVGALLADLPALRHRELSAFISAADGRRAFCADRDGKGTTLLLSAAGEGLFPAFGIGSALAHQASGAIALEGEWTSLRSDVDTASDLRTVRGLGFGARMAALGSAREFAFLDEHEAAMIDFARR; encoded by the coding sequence ATGACGAATCCGCATCCTATCGACCTGATAATTCCGGTCAAGTCACTCTCCGAGGCGAAAACACGACTCCGGGGCGCGGCTGACGGCGGTACCGGAAAGATGAACGCGCACAAGAGGCTGGTCCTGGCGATCGTGCTCGACACAGTCTGCGCTGCGCTGCGGGCACGAGCGGTCGACTCGGTGCTCGTCGTCACCCCGGACCCGGTCGTGGCGCGCAGCGTCGAACGCCGCGGTGCACGCGTACTAGGTAACGAGCCAGCCGGGGGAGTGAACGCGGCATTGAACCACGGTGCGGCCCTGCTGGAGCGGGAACGACCAGGCCGAGTGGTGGGCGCGTTGCTGGCGGATCTTCCAGCGCTTCGGCATCGCGAATTGTCCGCATTCATCTCGGCTGCCGACGGCAGGCGTGCGTTCTGCGCCGACCGGGATGGAAAGGGTACAACGTTGCTGCTATCGGCGGCGGGCGAAGGGCTGTTCCCGGCCTTCGGCATCGGTTCGGCGCTCGCCCATCAGGCATCGGGCGCCATAGCTCTCGAGGGTGAATGGACTTCGCTGAGGTCAGACGTGGACACCGCCTCCGACCTGCGCACGGTCCGGGGATTGGGCTTCGGCGCCCGCATGGCTGCCCTGGGGTCGGCGCGCGAGTTCGCGTTCTTGGACGAACACGAGGCTGCGATGATCGACTTTGCCCGCCGCTGA